The following are from one region of the Litorilinea aerophila genome:
- a CDS encoding c-type cytochrome has product MSPLQKPQISQLEGTPHASLWVGPILAGLLLAGLLLTGCAGRMRAQPRYEPLAASTFFDDGAAARPLVPHTVARGLAYTDTLRYTGRMEGAPAELFPFPVTLEVLQRGQERYNIFCSPCHGYDGSGDGMIVRRGLKHPPSFHSDRLRNLPPGYLFNVITNGFGTMYSYGDRIQPDDRWAIVAYIRALQLSQHVSVEELPPEIRQQLLAEPVQSQP; this is encoded by the coding sequence ATGAGTCCACTGCAGAAACCACAGATTTCACAGCTGGAAGGGACGCCCCACGCGTCCCTCTGGGTTGGACCGATCTTGGCCGGGCTGCTGCTGGCCGGGTTGCTGCTGACCGGATGTGCCGGCCGCATGCGGGCCCAGCCCCGTTACGAGCCCCTGGCGGCCAGCACCTTCTTTGACGACGGCGCCGCTGCCCGACCGCTGGTGCCCCATACCGTGGCCCGGGGTCTGGCCTACACCGACACCCTGCGCTACACGGGACGGATGGAGGGAGCACCGGCCGAGCTCTTCCCCTTCCCCGTGACCCTGGAAGTGTTGCAGCGGGGACAGGAACGGTACAACATCTTCTGCTCCCCCTGCCACGGCTACGACGGCAGCGGCGACGGCATGATCGTGCGTCGAGGATTGAAGCACCCCCCGTCCTTTCACTCGGACCGGCTGCGCAACCTGCCGCCGGGCTATCTGTTTAATGTCATCACCAACGGATTTGGGACCATGTACAGCTACGGCGATCGCATCCAGCCCGACGACCGCTGGGCCATTGTGGCCTACATCCGGGCTCTGCAGCTGAGCCAGCACGTGTCCGTCGAAGAACTGCCGCCGGAGATCCGGCAACAACTGCTGGCGGAGCCGGTCCAAAGCCAACCGTGA
- a CDS encoding DUF3341 domain-containing protein, with the protein MAIAASDVGLYGLMAEFEDGEALLRAARAAREQGYRRMEAYTPFPVEGLPEVLSVRGRRLPLIVLGGGLVGGATGLLLQWYAAAVNYPFNVGGRPHASWPAFIPVTFELTILVAALSAVLGMFALNGLPQPYHPVFNVAEFSAASRDRFFLCIEATDPRFDLQETRAFLETLGARGVFEVEP; encoded by the coding sequence ATGGCAATCGCCGCATCCGATGTTGGACTCTACGGCCTGATGGCGGAGTTCGAAGATGGGGAAGCCCTGTTGCGGGCCGCCCGGGCTGCGCGGGAACAGGGATACCGACGCATGGAGGCGTACACGCCCTTCCCCGTGGAAGGGCTGCCCGAGGTGTTGAGCGTGCGGGGGCGACGCCTGCCCCTCATTGTGCTGGGCGGCGGCCTGGTGGGCGGCGCGACCGGGCTCCTGCTTCAATGGTATGCGGCGGCGGTGAACTACCCCTTCAACGTGGGCGGGCGCCCCCATGCCAGCTGGCCGGCCTTCATTCCGGTGACCTTCGAGCTCACCATCCTGGTGGCGGCCCTGTCCGCCGTCCTGGGCATGTTTGCCCTCAACGGCCTGCCCCAGCCCTACCATCCCGTCTTCAACGTGGCTGAGTTTTCGGCCGCCTCTCGGGACCGCTTCTTTCTGTGCATTGAGGCCACGGATCCCCGCTTCGACCTCCAGGAGACCCGCGCGTTCCTGGAGACCCTGGGCGCCCGTGGCGTGTTCGAGGTGGAGCCGTGA
- the nrfD gene encoding NrfD/PsrC family molybdoenzyme membrane anchor subunit — protein sequence MPQQQHADGPAPVIAPGYTYATVTDKISAIVLTRRTPRWWFVGAALMFALVMLLLYAVAYLLLRGVGIWGVNIPVGWGFAIINFVWWIGIGHAGTLISAILLLLRQEWRTSINRFAEAMTLFAVACAGLFPLLHLGRPQLFYWLLPYPNTMGLWPQWRSPLVWDVFAVGTYATVSLMFWYVGLIPDLATLRDRSQHRLAQVIYGFLAMGWRNAASHWQRYQTAYYLLAALATPLVVSVHSVVGLDFAAGLIPGWHSTIFPPYFVAGAIFSGFAMVMTIAIPLRRVFGLEDFITMRHLNNMAKVMLATGLIVAYGYLIEIFTAWYSGNQFEWYMTVNRMLGPYAPAYWLMIGANVVVPQLFWSRRVRRHVPALLVISIIVNVGMWLERFIIVVTSLHRDFIPAAWGMYVPTRWDWALYVGTIGLFFALLFLFVRLLPAISIFEMRELVAESERHGEAHPAPRAGEAV from the coding sequence ATGCCCCAACAACAGCACGCCGACGGACCCGCCCCGGTGATCGCACCGGGATATACCTACGCGACGGTCACCGACAAGATCAGCGCCATCGTGCTCACCCGGCGCACGCCTCGCTGGTGGTTCGTGGGGGCAGCCCTGATGTTTGCGCTGGTGATGCTGCTCCTGTACGCTGTGGCCTACCTGCTGCTCCGGGGCGTGGGCATCTGGGGGGTGAACATCCCGGTGGGTTGGGGCTTTGCCATCATCAACTTCGTCTGGTGGATCGGCATCGGCCACGCGGGCACCCTGATCTCGGCCATTCTGCTGCTCCTGCGCCAGGAGTGGCGGACCTCCATCAACCGCTTTGCCGAGGCCATGACCCTCTTTGCCGTGGCCTGCGCCGGGCTTTTCCCCCTGCTCCACCTGGGGCGTCCCCAGCTCTTCTACTGGCTCCTGCCCTACCCCAACACCATGGGCCTCTGGCCCCAGTGGCGCAGCCCCCTGGTTTGGGACGTGTTCGCCGTGGGTACCTATGCCACCGTCTCGCTGATGTTCTGGTACGTGGGCCTGATCCCGGATCTGGCCACCCTGCGGGACCGATCCCAGCATCGCCTGGCCCAGGTGATCTATGGCTTTCTGGCCATGGGGTGGCGGAACGCGGCCTCCCACTGGCAGCGCTATCAGACCGCCTACTACCTGCTGGCCGCCCTGGCCACACCGCTGGTGGTTTCGGTGCACAGCGTGGTGGGGCTGGACTTTGCCGCCGGTCTCATCCCCGGCTGGCACTCCACCATCTTCCCGCCCTACTTCGTGGCCGGGGCCATCTTTTCCGGCTTCGCCATGGTGATGACCATCGCCATTCCCTTGCGCCGGGTGTTCGGGCTGGAGGATTTCATCACCATGCGCCACCTGAACAACATGGCCAAGGTGATGCTGGCCACCGGCCTCATCGTGGCCTACGGCTACCTGATCGAAATCTTCACCGCGTGGTACAGCGGCAACCAGTTCGAATGGTACATGACGGTCAACCGCATGCTGGGACCCTACGCCCCGGCCTACTGGCTCATGATCGGGGCCAATGTGGTGGTCCCGCAGCTGTTCTGGTCCCGGCGGGTCCGGCGCCATGTGCCTGCGCTGCTGGTGATTTCCATCATCGTCAACGTGGGCATGTGGCTGGAGCGCTTCATCATCGTGGTGACCAGCCTCCACCGGGACTTTATACCGGCGGCGTGGGGGATGTATGTGCCCACCCGCTGGGACTGGGCGCTCTATGTGGGGACCATCGGGCTCTTCTTCGCCCTGCTCTTCCTCTTTGTGCGACTGCTCCCGGCCATCTCCATCTTCGAAATGCGGGAGCTGGTGGCCGAGAGCGAGCGACACGGCGAGGCCCATCCGGCTCCCCGGGCGGGGGAGGCCGTGTAG